One genomic segment of Occultella kanbiaonis includes these proteins:
- a CDS encoding aldo/keto reductase, translated as MNQIPNLTLNNGVTMPALGYGVFQTPPEETVAAVETALRTGYRHIDTAAAYGNEREVGAAIRNSGIDRSEIFIETKVWISDYGYEQTLHAFDKSAGKLGIDVIDLLLLHQPLTTDFTRTLAAYRALEELHAQGKVRAIGVSNFMPADLEALLATATVVPAINQIEVHPYFQQPEVQALDAANGIVTQAWSPIGGITFYRDGDHRSTLEDPTIVEIATEHGRTPAQVMLRWHLQQGRSAIPKSVTPHRIEENLDVLDLELTDADLARIDALDTGVRGGPDPAAITLETFGRPIPEA; from the coding sequence ATGAACCAGATCCCCAACCTCACCCTCAACAACGGCGTCACGATGCCCGCCCTCGGTTACGGCGTCTTTCAGACCCCACCCGAGGAGACAGTCGCCGCCGTCGAGACGGCGCTGCGCACCGGCTACCGACACATCGACACCGCCGCCGCGTACGGCAACGAGCGCGAGGTCGGTGCCGCGATCCGCAACTCCGGCATCGACCGGTCCGAGATCTTCATCGAGACCAAGGTCTGGATCAGCGACTACGGCTACGAGCAGACCTTGCACGCGTTCGACAAGAGCGCAGGCAAGCTCGGCATCGACGTGATCGACCTGCTGCTCCTGCACCAGCCGCTGACCACCGACTTCACCCGCACCCTGGCGGCCTACCGGGCTCTCGAAGAGCTGCATGCGCAGGGCAAGGTCCGGGCCATCGGCGTCAGCAACTTCATGCCGGCCGACCTCGAGGCGCTGCTGGCGACCGCGACGGTTGTGCCCGCCATCAACCAGATCGAGGTGCACCCCTACTTCCAGCAACCCGAGGTGCAGGCGCTCGACGCTGCCAACGGCATCGTGACCCAGGCCTGGTCACCGATCGGGGGAATCACCTTCTACCGCGACGGGGACCACCGCAGCACCCTCGAGGATCCGACGATCGTCGAGATCGCCACCGAGCACGGCAGGACCCCCGCTCAGGTGATGCTGCGCTGGCACCTGCAGCAGGGCCGGTCGGCGATCCCGAAGTCCGTCACCCCGCACCGGATCGAGGAGAACCTCGACGTCCTCGACCTCGAACTCACCGACGCCGACCTTGCCCGGATCGACGCCCTTGACACCGGTGTGCGCGGCGGGCCCGACCCGGCCGCGATCACCCTCGAGACGTTCGGACGCCCGATCCCCGAGGCCTGA
- a CDS encoding alpha/beta fold hydrolase — translation MDIVEMNDGAQLATWTVPTPRVDADRPAVILVHGGPGLWDYLEPVGALLGGLATVHRYDQRGCGRSAPSDALTMERFVADLDELRVTFGHERVVVIGHSFGATLALAYAGTHPDRVAALGYLDGTGIGDWRTASRAEEARRRAPWAERFAALDGRERTRAEETEWRRIQWASDYADPVAGYDLARAMAEAPHEINRVANRSLMAFGDADQIAWAATAGCPITFVHGTADPRPAENVVALAGYAHRPRKRIVSGAGHLPWVEQPEQVREILHEIVLTAQP, via the coding sequence GTGGACATCGTGGAGATGAACGACGGTGCGCAACTGGCCACGTGGACCGTGCCGACTCCCCGGGTGGACGCCGATCGCCCGGCGGTGATCCTCGTGCACGGCGGCCCCGGGCTGTGGGACTACCTCGAGCCGGTCGGCGCCCTGCTCGGCGGACTCGCCACGGTGCACCGCTACGACCAGCGCGGCTGCGGGCGCTCGGCGCCGTCGGACGCGCTCACGATGGAGCGGTTCGTCGCCGACCTCGACGAGCTGCGGGTCACGTTCGGGCACGAGCGGGTGGTGGTGATCGGGCACTCGTTCGGCGCCACGCTCGCGCTCGCCTACGCAGGCACGCACCCGGACCGGGTCGCGGCCCTCGGCTACCTCGACGGCACCGGCATCGGTGACTGGCGCACGGCGTCCCGGGCCGAGGAGGCGCGACGCCGGGCGCCCTGGGCCGAGCGGTTCGCCGCCCTGGACGGGCGTGAGCGCACCCGCGCCGAGGAGACCGAGTGGCGCCGGATCCAGTGGGCCAGCGACTACGCCGACCCTGTCGCCGGCTACGACCTCGCACGGGCGATGGCCGAGGCGCCGCACGAGATCAACCGCGTCGCGAACCGGAGCCTGATGGCCTTCGGCGACGCGGACCAGATCGCCTGGGCGGCCACCGCCGGCTGCCCGATCACGTTCGTCCACGGCACGGCGGACCCGCGGCCCGCGGAGAACGTCGTGGCCCTCGCGGGCTATGCCCACCGGCCGCGCAAGCGCATCGTCTCCGGTGCCGGTCATCTGCCGTGGGTCGAACAGCCGGAGCAGGTCCGCGAGATCCTCCACGAGATCGTCCTGACCGCCCAACCGTGA
- a CDS encoding GDSL-type esterase/lipase family protein encodes MTAEDVSLTPSTESAIWRGAVDWVAAADGLRQPWRLLPGRAARAHAPGLINTAQMAAGVRAELRTDASAVGLRIRAAEPALPVDVLVDGERVARLPVEPGTHDLQVPLPEGAHDVEVWLPQGGITQVGDLVLSGADLVEAPAPALRWTTYGSSITQAQAAFGPSETWPALVARRLGWDLTCLGFSGQCHLDPIAARTIAAVPADVVSLCLGINIQGNGSFNERSLAPQVSGFIEQVREAHPDAAIAVLTPILSPPREETPNVAGLTLEAVRAAVRAAVTELQAEDANLHLFEGPTVIGTEDVHLLPDDLHPDGEGYRLMADRIAPLLSRLPLPVGVR; translated from the coding sequence GTGACTGCTGAGGATGTCAGTTTGACCCCGTCCACCGAGAGCGCGATCTGGCGCGGTGCCGTCGATTGGGTAGCCGCCGCAGACGGCCTCCGGCAGCCGTGGCGGCTGCTGCCCGGCCGGGCGGCCCGGGCGCATGCGCCCGGTCTCATCAACACCGCGCAGATGGCCGCCGGTGTGCGGGCGGAACTGCGCACCGATGCGAGCGCCGTCGGCCTGCGGATCCGTGCCGCCGAGCCTGCGCTGCCCGTCGACGTGCTCGTCGACGGCGAACGGGTGGCGCGGCTCCCGGTCGAGCCGGGCACCCACGACCTGCAGGTGCCGCTGCCCGAGGGAGCCCACGATGTCGAGGTGTGGCTACCGCAGGGCGGCATCACCCAGGTGGGGGACCTCGTCCTCTCCGGCGCCGACCTGGTCGAGGCACCGGCACCGGCGCTGCGCTGGACCACCTACGGCAGCTCGATCACGCAGGCACAGGCCGCGTTCGGGCCGAGCGAGACCTGGCCCGCGCTGGTGGCGCGCCGGCTCGGCTGGGACCTGACCTGCCTGGGCTTCTCGGGCCAGTGCCACCTCGACCCGATCGCGGCCCGCACGATCGCCGCCGTGCCGGCCGATGTCGTCTCGCTGTGCCTCGGCATCAACATCCAGGGCAACGGCAGCTTCAACGAGCGCTCCCTCGCGCCGCAGGTCTCGGGGTTCATCGAGCAGGTCCGCGAGGCCCACCCGGACGCCGCGATCGCCGTGCTCACGCCGATCCTCAGCCCGCCCCGCGAAGAGACCCCGAACGTCGCCGGCCTGACCCTGGAGGCGGTCCGCGCGGCCGTACGCGCCGCCGTCACCGAGCTGCAGGCCGAGGACGCGAACCTGCACCTGTTCGAAGGCCCGACGGTGATCGGCACCGAGGACGTCCATCTGCTCCCGGACGACCTGCACCCCGACGGCGAGGGCTACCGCCTGATGGCGGACCGGATCGCGCCGCTGCTGTCGCGGCTGCCCCTGCCCGTCGGCGTGCGCTAG
- a CDS encoding Rv2578c family radical SAM protein, whose protein sequence is MRWEARELTTTDDAALLPLKGLVRSVRTPEFAGVTFHEVLCRSALNKVPGNSEMPFGWTINPTRGCLHRCTYCFARKTHEYLDLDSGVDFDTQIIVKTNLVEVLRKEVARPSWKREHVALGTNSDPYMRAEGRYQLMPGVIEALAGSGTPFSVLTKGPLLKRDIPLLVAAAERVEVGLGVSLAFVDPALQQRVEPGTPTPKARLDLVRAITGAGLDCTVMAMPILPWLTDSDAHLDALFGAVAEAGATWITAGALHLRPGAREWFLAWLGRDHPELVPRYRTLYDGGSYVSVEYREWLAGRLRATRRRHGFVSRENRQFPLRGTTPDGGAASVPTLQSDVGQEQLALF, encoded by the coding sequence ATGCGATGGGAAGCGCGGGAGCTCACGACCACCGACGACGCGGCGCTGCTGCCGCTCAAGGGCCTGGTGCGCAGCGTCCGCACGCCCGAGTTCGCCGGGGTCACCTTCCACGAGGTGCTCTGCCGCAGCGCCCTGAACAAGGTGCCGGGCAACTCCGAGATGCCGTTCGGGTGGACGATCAACCCCACCCGCGGCTGCCTGCACCGGTGCACGTACTGCTTCGCCCGGAAGACCCACGAGTACCTCGACCTCGACTCCGGCGTCGACTTCGACACCCAGATCATCGTCAAGACCAACCTCGTCGAGGTGCTCCGCAAGGAGGTGGCCCGGCCCTCCTGGAAGCGGGAGCACGTGGCGCTCGGCACCAACTCCGACCCGTACATGCGTGCCGAGGGCCGCTACCAACTGATGCCCGGTGTGATCGAGGCGCTCGCGGGCTCCGGCACCCCGTTCTCGGTCCTGACCAAGGGCCCGCTGCTCAAGCGCGACATCCCGTTGCTGGTTGCCGCCGCCGAGCGGGTCGAGGTCGGCCTCGGGGTCTCCCTGGCGTTCGTCGACCCGGCCCTGCAGCAGCGCGTCGAGCCCGGCACTCCGACCCCGAAGGCCCGGCTCGACCTGGTCCGCGCCATCACCGGCGCCGGGCTCGACTGCACCGTGATGGCGATGCCGATCCTGCCCTGGCTGACCGACTCCGACGCCCACCTGGACGCGCTGTTCGGTGCCGTCGCCGAGGCCGGCGCCACCTGGATCACGGCCGGCGCCCTGCACCTGCGCCCCGGCGCCCGCGAGTGGTTCCTGGCCTGGCTCGGCCGCGACCATCCGGAGCTCGTGCCCCGGTACCGCACCCTCTACGACGGCGGCTCGTACGTCTCCGTCGAGTACCGCGAGTGGCTCGCCGGGCGGCTTCGCGCCACCCGGCGGCGGCACGGGTTCGTCTCCCGGGAGAACCGTCAGTTCCCGCTGCGCGGGACCACGCCCGACGGCGGTGCCGCCTCGGTCCCGACCCTTCAGTCGGACGTGGGTCAGGAACAGCTGGCGCTGTTCTAG
- a CDS encoding DUF222 domain-containing protein produces MLELAEVDRDLTDAEQIDLIRGLEDLKAGAAAAQARISADLDTARRDQRARDGVPAERRGAGIASEVALARRVSPVRGGQHLGLAKALVHEMPHALRALTTGALSEWRATLLVRESACLTRADRITFDAELCRDPSALEGWGDRRLIAEAKKIAYRLDAPSVVRRNRKAESERHVSVRPAPDTMSYLTGLLPVPRGIAVYAALSRHADEARAAGDTRSRGQIMADTLVEGVTGQTRACDVRIEIQLVMTDRTLLGGDDEPG; encoded by the coding sequence ATGCTGGAACTTGCCGAGGTCGACCGCGACCTGACCGACGCCGAGCAGATCGACCTGATCCGTGGGCTGGAGGATCTGAAGGCCGGCGCCGCCGCGGCCCAGGCCCGTATCAGTGCCGACCTGGACACCGCACGGCGGGATCAGCGGGCGCGGGACGGCGTGCCGGCCGAACGCCGCGGCGCGGGCATCGCATCCGAGGTCGCCCTGGCCCGGCGCGTCTCACCGGTGCGTGGCGGCCAACACCTCGGACTCGCCAAGGCGCTGGTGCACGAGATGCCGCACGCGCTCCGTGCGCTGACCACCGGTGCCCTGAGTGAGTGGAGGGCCACGCTCCTCGTTCGTGAATCCGCCTGCCTGACGCGGGCCGACCGGATCACGTTCGATGCAGAACTGTGCAGGGACCCGTCCGCGCTCGAGGGATGGGGAGATCGGCGCCTGATCGCCGAGGCGAAGAAGATCGCGTATCGGCTGGACGCTCCGTCCGTGGTGCGGCGCAATCGCAAGGCCGAGAGCGAGCGGCACGTGAGTGTCCGCCCGGCGCCGGACACGATGTCCTACCTGACCGGCCTCCTGCCGGTGCCCCGGGGGATCGCGGTGTACGCCGCGTTGAGCCGACACGCCGACGAGGCCCGTGCCGCGGGTGACACCCGCTCGCGCGGACAGATCATGGCCGACACGCTCGTGGAAGGGGTCACCGGCCAGACCAGGGCCTGCGACGTACGTATCGAGATCCAGTTGGTGATGACCGACCGCACCCTGCTCGGAGGCGATGACGAGCCCGGGTAA
- a CDS encoding (R)-mandelonitrile lyase, which yields MRILPKPTTAKTPPERFTGDVWLDMLVTPQEGDQRMTAGLVRFSPGARTAWHSHARGQYLHVVSGVALTGTRDGQVLRVSAGQTAYCAPGEEHWHGATPEDFMEHVAFTENADDPAQTTVWLEHVTDEDYRSA from the coding sequence ATGAGGATCCTGCCCAAGCCCACCACCGCGAAGACCCCGCCGGAGCGGTTCACCGGTGACGTCTGGCTGGACATGCTCGTCACACCACAGGAGGGCGACCAGCGGATGACCGCCGGTCTGGTCCGGTTCTCGCCCGGCGCGCGCACGGCCTGGCACTCGCACGCCCGTGGCCAGTACCTGCACGTGGTGTCCGGGGTTGCCCTGACCGGCACCCGGGACGGCCAGGTGCTGCGCGTCAGCGCGGGTCAGACCGCGTACTGCGCGCCGGGCGAGGAGCACTGGCACGGCGCCACGCCGGAGGACTTCATGGAGCACGTGGCGTTCACCGAGAACGCTGACGACCCCGCGCAGACCACGGTCTGGCTCGAGCACGTCACCGACGAGGACTACCGCTCCGCCTGA
- a CDS encoding helix-turn-helix transcriptional regulator: protein MDLKAETREFLATRRARITPDRAGLPAYGGNRRVPGLRREEVAMLAGVSVDYYTRLERGNLGGVSEEVLEALAEALQLDEAERLHLFDLSRAANASGAARSRARRTPAPTLRPVVQRVLDSMVMTPAFVRNGRLDVLGANLLGRALYSPMYDSPERIANRPVNTARFHFLDLTAAHAFWGERWEKIAHDAVAILRAEAGRNPYDQGLTQLVGELSTRSEDFRRMWASHDVRLHQSGTKVFHHPAVGRLELDYEALPLPADHGLQMNVYTAAPGSPSADGLKLLASWAATTLAEADSHAKEHR, encoded by the coding sequence ATGGACCTGAAGGCAGAGACCCGCGAGTTCCTCGCCACCCGGCGTGCCCGGATCACCCCGGACCGCGCCGGCCTGCCCGCCTATGGTGGCAACCGTCGCGTGCCCGGGCTGCGCCGCGAGGAGGTGGCGATGCTCGCCGGCGTGAGCGTCGACTACTACACCCGGCTGGAGCGCGGGAATCTCGGCGGCGTCTCGGAGGAGGTGCTCGAGGCCCTCGCCGAGGCGCTGCAGCTCGACGAGGCCGAGCGCTTGCACCTGTTCGACCTCTCCCGCGCCGCGAACGCCTCCGGCGCCGCCCGCTCGCGTGCCCGCCGCACGCCCGCACCGACCCTGCGGCCGGTGGTGCAGCGCGTCCTGGACTCGATGGTCATGACACCCGCGTTCGTGCGGAACGGCCGCCTGGACGTGCTGGGCGCGAACCTTCTCGGCCGCGCGCTGTACTCCCCGATGTACGACTCGCCGGAACGGATCGCGAACCGTCCGGTCAACACCGCCAGGTTCCATTTCCTCGACCTCACGGCCGCGCACGCCTTCTGGGGCGAGCGCTGGGAGAAGATCGCGCACGACGCGGTCGCGATCCTGCGCGCCGAGGCGGGACGCAACCCCTACGACCAGGGCCTGACCCAGCTCGTCGGTGAACTGTCCACCCGCAGCGAGGACTTCCGTCGGATGTGGGCCTCGCACGACGTACGCCTGCACCAGAGTGGGACGAAGGTGTTCCATCACCCCGCCGTCGGGCGCCTTGAGCTCGACTACGAGGCGCTGCCGCTGCCCGCCGACCACGGTCTGCAGATGAACGTCTACACGGCCGCCCCCGGCTCGCCGTCGGCGGACGGCCTGAAACTGCTCGCGTCCTGGGCCGCCACCACGCTGGCCGAGGCCGACTCCCATGCGAAGGAGCACCGATGA
- a CDS encoding MFS transporter yields MTTSTTTPVGPASPPAAPRAGSPAAILAIILVGYFMVILDNSIVITGLPRIRTELGLSATAVAWVQNAYLLTFGGLLLLGARAGDLLGRRRMFVLGLVVFTLASVAVGLAPTGGWLIGARAAQGLGAAVLAPSTLALLTANFPEGAERNRATAAYGAVAGIGASVGLVAGGLLADLVSWRAGFLINVPIGIAMLIAGLRALPETPRRPGRFDLAGAVLATLGPAAVAYGFVRAAEYGWADLPTLGLLAGGVVLLGALVAVERGAAQPVMPLSLFASRERSGAYLARMLFIGAMMGFFLFTSQYLQDERGLTALAAGLAFFPMTVVNFAVAVAVPRLQRRTSGPTLLVAGLVLAVAGMAWLSTITAERSYLVGVALPMVLIGAGQGLAFAPLTASGIAGVEPAQAGAASGVVNSVHQLGGALGMSLVLAVAGSYPTAMLAGAVLLAGALVAALALVLPARRRPQPPPPGGSTEPGTNRASPDRPIPSTV; encoded by the coding sequence ATGACAACGAGCACAACCACGCCGGTCGGCCCGGCATCGCCACCAGCGGCGCCACGCGCCGGATCGCCGGCGGCGATCCTGGCCATCATCCTGGTCGGCTACTTCATGGTGATCCTCGACAACTCGATCGTGATCACCGGACTGCCGCGCATACGCACGGAGCTCGGGTTGTCCGCGACCGCCGTCGCGTGGGTCCAGAACGCCTACCTGCTCACGTTCGGGGGCTTGCTGCTCCTCGGTGCCCGGGCCGGCGACCTCCTCGGTCGGCGCCGCATGTTCGTGCTCGGCCTGGTGGTGTTCACGCTGGCCTCCGTGGCCGTGGGCCTCGCGCCCACCGGTGGGTGGCTGATCGGGGCACGCGCCGCCCAGGGCCTCGGCGCCGCGGTGCTCGCCCCGTCGACGCTGGCCCTGCTGACCGCGAACTTCCCGGAGGGCGCCGAGCGCAACCGTGCGACCGCGGCCTACGGAGCCGTCGCCGGGATCGGCGCCAGCGTCGGCCTCGTCGCCGGTGGCCTGCTGGCCGATCTGGTCAGTTGGCGGGCCGGCTTCCTGATCAATGTCCCCATCGGGATCGCGATGCTGATCGCCGGGTTGCGGGCACTGCCCGAGACCCCACGCCGCCCGGGTCGGTTCGACCTCGCCGGCGCCGTGCTGGCCACCCTCGGCCCCGCCGCAGTCGCCTACGGCTTCGTGCGTGCTGCCGAGTACGGTTGGGCCGACCTCCCCACCCTTGGCCTGTTGGCCGGGGGCGTAGTGCTCCTGGGCGCCCTCGTCGCCGTCGAGCGCGGCGCGGCCCAGCCCGTCATGCCACTGAGCCTCTTCGCCAGTCGGGAGCGCAGCGGCGCCTATCTCGCCCGGATGCTGTTCATCGGCGCCATGATGGGCTTCTTCCTGTTCACCAGCCAGTACCTGCAGGACGAGCGCGGCCTGACCGCGCTTGCGGCCGGCCTCGCCTTCTTCCCGATGACGGTGGTCAATTTCGCCGTCGCGGTCGCCGTGCCCCGCCTGCAGCGACGCACCAGCGGGCCGACGCTCCTCGTCGCCGGGCTCGTCCTCGCGGTGGCCGGGATGGCCTGGCTCTCCACGATCACCGCCGAACGGTCCTACCTGGTCGGCGTGGCCCTGCCGATGGTGCTGATCGGCGCCGGTCAGGGCCTGGCCTTCGCCCCGCTGACGGCCTCCGGGATCGCCGGCGTGGAGCCCGCGCAGGCGGGCGCCGCCTCGGGCGTCGTCAACTCGGTGCACCAGCTCGGCGGTGCGCTCGGAATGAGCCTGGTGCTCGCTGTCGCCGGCAGCTACCCAACGGCGATGCTCGCCGGTGCCGTGCTGCTCGCCGGGGCGCTGGTCGCCGCCCTCGCCCTCGTCCTGCCCGCCCGTCGCCGGCCACAACCTCCGCCGCCGGGAGGTTCCACCGAGCCGGGTACCAACAGGGCCTCCCCCGACCGACCGATCCCTTCTACCGTCTAG
- a CDS encoding HNH endonuclease, whose amino-acid sequence MPAEWIRDLLTGGDEDGSDPRAEIWLRRLYTSPSGAELVSMDSQARRAPAGLARFVTARDRTCRTPWCDAPIRHIDHVHGHADGGETTADNLQGLCEACNYAKQAPGWRASPTTAPTGDIRSPAPHRPGTRIDRSTAPPPPGGDPPDRPNLADLLLRDLVEHGPGPGGRWTPTSARRPDSADPDVAPISAAAFEGELAGLELALARILTPVG is encoded by the coding sequence GTGCCGGCCGAGTGGATCCGCGACCTCCTCACCGGTGGTGACGAGGACGGCAGCGATCCCCGCGCCGAGATCTGGCTGCGGCGCCTGTACACCTCGCCGTCCGGGGCCGAGCTGGTCTCGATGGACTCCCAGGCCCGCCGGGCACCGGCCGGGTTGGCCCGGTTCGTCACGGCCCGAGACCGCACCTGCCGGACGCCGTGGTGCGACGCCCCGATCCGGCACATCGACCACGTGCACGGCCATGCGGACGGCGGCGAGACCACAGCGGACAACCTGCAGGGCCTGTGCGAGGCGTGCAACTACGCCAAACAGGCACCCGGCTGGCGGGCGAGCCCCACGACCGCCCCGACGGGCGACATCAGGTCGCCAGCACCACACCGTCCGGGTACACGTATCGATCGATCCACAGCGCCACCTCCGCCGGGCGGCGACCCACCGGACCGGCCGAACCTCGCCGACCTGCTGCTTCGGGACCTGGTCGAACACGGACCGGGCCCGGGTGGGCGGTGGACGCCGACCTCGGCGCGTCGACCCGACTCAGCGGACCCGGACGTCGCCCCGATCAGCGCCGCAGCGTTCGAAGGCGAGTTGGCCGGCCTCGAACTGGCACTCGCCCGCATCCTCACCCCGGTCGGCTGA
- a CDS encoding phosphotransferase family protein translates to MAAPPDVRDWAARAWPGHDWFRARLAHGAFHRIAVLEQTVVARVAFGADAIERTDREVRTLHVVADLGLPVTTPCPLGEIVRLDGAAGILTTFVPGAASDAPWPGVREPLVALLDSLRRIAPGDAGLPGARAWCGGPQWPRIVAEFLAPRLPTAVAAEAVALTERVVAVEAGVPPVFVHGDFGMHNLLWSDARVTGMIDFDHAAWADPAIDVAPLIGQFGAAQVAEIVAPAVLDRAMHHRATLSLQVAAAAQLAGDAELRDFALGNFTRRLADGTSHDPGGARPRD, encoded by the coding sequence GTGGCCGCTCCGCCGGACGTCCGCGACTGGGCGGCCCGCGCCTGGCCGGGGCACGACTGGTTCCGGGCCCGCCTCGCGCACGGCGCGTTCCACCGGATCGCCGTGCTCGAGCAGACCGTGGTGGCGCGGGTGGCGTTCGGCGCCGACGCGATCGAACGTACCGACCGTGAGGTGCGCACGCTGCACGTGGTCGCCGACCTCGGCCTCCCGGTGACCACGCCGTGCCCGCTCGGTGAGATCGTGCGGCTGGACGGCGCGGCCGGGATCCTGACCACGTTCGTTCCGGGGGCCGCGTCCGACGCGCCATGGCCGGGGGTTCGCGAACCGCTCGTGGCGCTGCTCGACAGTTTGCGCCGGATCGCACCGGGCGACGCCGGACTCCCGGGCGCACGTGCCTGGTGCGGCGGCCCGCAGTGGCCACGGATCGTGGCCGAGTTCCTCGCGCCACGGCTCCCGACGGCGGTCGCGGCCGAGGCGGTCGCGCTCACCGAGCGGGTCGTTGCCGTCGAGGCCGGCGTGCCGCCGGTGTTCGTGCACGGTGACTTCGGCATGCACAATCTGCTCTGGTCCGACGCCCGGGTCACCGGGATGATCGACTTTGACCACGCGGCCTGGGCGGACCCGGCGATCGACGTGGCCCCGCTGATCGGGCAGTTCGGCGCCGCGCAGGTCGCCGAGATCGTCGCGCCCGCGGTGCTGGACCGGGCCATGCACCACCGCGCCACGCTGTCCCTCCAGGTCGCCGCCGCGGCGCAGTTGGCCGGAGACGCCGAGCTGCGGGACTTCGCCCTCGGCAACTTCACCCGCCGCCTCGCCGACGGCACGAGTCACGATCCGGGCGGGGCGCGGCCACGGGATTGA
- a CDS encoding aminotransferase class I/II-fold pyridoxal phosphate-dependent enzyme — translation MKVARRAAVPPFEVMSILDRVAQLRAQGRDVISLCAGEPSGGAPQDVNALAAAAFANGDDLGYTSALGLRELRDAVAGHYRRWYDLDVTGDDVAITTGSSGAFVLAFLAAFDAGDRVALASPGYPAYRNILSALGCEVVQVECGPEQRFQPTPELLEEAARTHGSLDGLILASPANPTGTMVSRAELEALTSWCRANGVRLISDEIYHGITYPADPTHPDARGVSAWELDPSGVVISSFSKYWGMTGWRLGWALVPEDLRTAVDALAGNVALCPPTPAQLAAVGAFTERSYAEADERVSSFARTREVLLGEVPGLGWGPIAPADGAFYLYACLGSRLGAHADSTAWCRALLEEAGVAAVPGSDFDPTHGHEYVRLSFAAGPDAVAEAVRRIAAFQEG, via the coding sequence ATGAAGGTCGCCCGCCGCGCCGCGGTCCCCCCGTTCGAGGTGATGAGCATCCTGGACCGGGTCGCCCAGTTGCGTGCTCAGGGCCGCGACGTCATCTCCCTGTGTGCGGGCGAGCCCAGCGGCGGAGCACCGCAGGACGTGAATGCCCTCGCGGCCGCCGCCTTCGCCAACGGCGACGACCTGGGCTACACGAGCGCGCTCGGCCTGCGCGAGCTGCGGGACGCCGTCGCCGGGCACTACCGGCGCTGGTACGACCTGGACGTCACCGGAGACGACGTCGCCATCACCACCGGCTCCTCGGGCGCGTTCGTGCTCGCGTTCCTGGCCGCGTTCGACGCCGGCGACCGGGTCGCGCTGGCCAGCCCCGGCTACCCCGCCTACCGCAACATCCTGTCCGCCCTCGGCTGCGAGGTGGTCCAGGTCGAGTGCGGCCCCGAGCAGCGCTTCCAGCCCACGCCGGAACTGCTCGAGGAGGCCGCCCGCACGCACGGGAGCCTCGACGGCCTGATCCTCGCCTCGCCGGCGAACCCGACCGGCACCATGGTCAGCCGGGCCGAGCTGGAGGCCCTCACGTCCTGGTGCCGGGCCAACGGCGTCCGCCTGATCAGCGACGAGATCTACCACGGCATCACCTACCCCGCCGATCCGACCCACCCCGACGCCCGCGGCGTCAGCGCCTGGGAACTGGACCCCTCCGGTGTCGTCATCTCCTCGTTCTCCAAGTACTGGGGCATGACCGGCTGGCGGCTCGGCTGGGCCCTCGTGCCCGAGGACCTGCGCACCGCCGTCGACGCCCTGGCCGGGAACGTCGCGCTGTGCCCACCCACGCCCGCCCAGCTGGCCGCCGTCGGTGCGTTCACCGAACGTTCCTACGCGGAGGCGGACGAGCGGGTCTCGTCCTTCGCCCGCACCCGCGAGGTGCTGCTCGGCGAGGTCCCGGGGTTGGGCTGGGGGCCCATCGCCCCGGCCGACGGCGCCTTCTACCTCTACGCCTGCCTCGGGAGCAGGCTCGGCGCTCACGCCGACTCGACGGCGTGGTGCCGCGCCCTGCTGGAGGAGGCCGGGGTGGCCGCGGTGCCGGGCAGCGACTTCGACCCGACGCACGGCCACGAGTACGTGCGCCTGTCCTTCGCGGCCGGACCGGACGCCGTCGCCGAGGCCGTGAGGCGCATCGCGGCGTTCCAGGAGGGCTGA